From the Synechococcus sp. Nb3U1 genome, one window contains:
- the msrA gene encoding peptide-methionine (S)-S-oxide reductase MsrA yields MLNLRRWILVVLSVCLWVGGCSASHSQQPLLLADPPAVATFAGGCFWCMEPPFDKLPGVLSTTSGYMGGHTPDPTYPEVSRGNTGHYEVVQVAYDPEVVTYPELLQVFWRNVDPFDASGQFCDKGDQYRSAIFVGNEAEREWAETSKAALESRFSEPIVTAVLPAATFYPAEDYHQDYYLKNPHRYQFYRYACGRDRRLVEVWGQVRQEPVHKDESHEIVD; encoded by the coding sequence ATGTTGAACCTGCGTCGCTGGATCCTGGTTGTTTTGAGTGTGTGTCTCTGGGTGGGGGGGTGCTCTGCTTCCCATTCGCAGCAGCCCCTTTTGCTTGCGGATCCGCCGGCGGTAGCCACCTTTGCGGGGGGCTGTTTTTGGTGCATGGAGCCGCCCTTCGATAAGCTACCGGGAGTTTTGAGCACCACCTCCGGCTACATGGGAGGGCATACCCCGGATCCCACCTACCCAGAGGTCTCTCGAGGCAATACCGGCCATTACGAGGTGGTGCAGGTGGCTTACGACCCTGAGGTGGTCACCTATCCAGAGCTGTTGCAGGTGTTTTGGCGTAATGTGGATCCCTTCGATGCGTCAGGGCAATTTTGTGACAAAGGAGATCAATACCGCTCTGCCATTTTTGTAGGCAATGAAGCCGAGCGAGAGTGGGCCGAAACCTCTAAAGCTGCTCTAGAAAGTCGTTTTTCAGAGCCGATTGTTACAGCGGTGTTGCCGGCAGCCACCTTTTACCCCGCCGAAGATTACCACCAAGACTATTACCTGAAAAATCCGCATCGTTATCAGTTCTATCGCTACGCTTGTGGGCGGGATCGGCGCTTGGTAGAAGTCTGGGGCCAGGTGCGCCAGGAGCCGGTGCACAAGGATGAGTCCCACGAGATTGTGGATTGA
- a CDS encoding helicase HerA domain-containing protein has translation MTASQPLATVIQGSLSRGLEARLNPGISVEDLRVGKFMVIQGQRNRFFGLLTDVTLEVSNSQILINPPRPEEVLLREVLAGTSTYGIIALTPMLMLVPRETEVEREYSLANPDLAEPQTAPTPASMELLPVKTVPAHFSQVYEARELDFRTVFGWEEDPNRRNFAIGQPIDMPVPICLDLDRWVERSNGIFGKSGTGKSFLTRLILSGIIRKRAAVNLIFDMHSEYGWEAATEGKQFNTVKGLRQLFPGQVQIYTLDPDSTQRRGVRDAQELYIAYNQIDVEDLALLAGELNLSEASLENAIILRNEFGRDWISRLLSLSNTEIQEFCEQKMGNKASMMALQRKLTRLDDLKYIRNSLPHNYIGQILDALSRGIHVVIEFGSQSNLLSYMLATNVITRRIHQAYVHQAERYLQSKNPLDKPRQLCITIEEAHRFLDPRAAKQTIFGTIAREMRKYFVTLLVVDQRPSSIDSEVMSQLGTRITALLNDDKDIEAVFTGVAGSQNLKTVLAKLDSKQQALLLGHAVPMPVVVQTRPYDQQFYVEIADPDWSQASDAEVLLAAQQAKADLGL, from the coding sequence ATGACCGCTTCGCAACCTTTGGCCACCGTCATTCAGGGATCCCTGAGCCGCGGACTGGAAGCTCGCCTCAACCCTGGCATTTCGGTGGAAGATCTGCGGGTGGGTAAGTTTATGGTCATTCAAGGACAACGGAACCGCTTCTTCGGCCTGCTCACGGATGTCACCCTTGAGGTCAGCAACAGCCAGATCTTGATCAACCCACCTCGCCCGGAAGAGGTGCTGCTGCGGGAAGTTTTGGCCGGTACCAGCACCTATGGCATCATCGCCCTCACCCCGATGTTGATGTTGGTGCCACGGGAGACCGAAGTAGAACGGGAGTATTCTCTGGCCAATCCAGACTTGGCAGAACCTCAAACGGCCCCTACCCCTGCCAGCATGGAACTGTTGCCCGTCAAAACGGTACCGGCCCATTTCTCACAGGTATACGAGGCGCGGGAGCTGGATTTTCGCACCGTATTCGGTTGGGAAGAAGATCCGAATCGGCGCAACTTTGCCATTGGCCAGCCGATCGACATGCCCGTCCCCATCTGTCTGGATCTGGATCGCTGGGTGGAGCGCAGCAACGGCATTTTTGGTAAATCTGGCACCGGCAAATCTTTTCTAACTCGCTTGATCCTCTCGGGCATCATTCGCAAACGGGCGGCAGTGAACCTAATCTTCGATATGCACTCAGAATATGGCTGGGAGGCAGCCACCGAAGGGAAGCAATTCAACACCGTCAAAGGCTTGCGACAACTGTTCCCTGGTCAAGTGCAAATCTATACCTTGGATCCCGATTCCACCCAGCGGCGGGGGGTGCGTGATGCTCAGGAACTCTACATTGCCTACAACCAAATCGATGTAGAAGATCTGGCGCTACTGGCGGGAGAGTTGAACCTGTCGGAAGCCAGCCTAGAAAATGCCATCATCCTACGCAACGAGTTTGGCCGCGATTGGATCAGCCGTCTGTTGAGCCTCTCCAACACCGAGATTCAAGAGTTTTGCGAGCAGAAAATGGGCAATAAAGCTTCGATGATGGCTCTGCAACGCAAGCTAACCCGCCTCGATGACCTGAAATACATCCGCAACAGCCTGCCCCACAACTACATCGGCCAAATCCTGGATGCCCTCAGTCGTGGTATTCATGTGGTGATCGAGTTCGGATCCCAGTCCAACTTGCTCTCCTACATGTTGGCCACCAACGTGATCACCCGCCGTATTCACCAAGCTTATGTTCATCAGGCGGAGCGGTACCTGCAATCCAAAAATCCCCTCGATAAACCGCGCCAGCTCTGTATCACCATCGAAGAGGCGCACCGTTTTTTGGATCCCCGCGCAGCCAAGCAAACCATTTTCGGCACCATTGCCCGCGAGATGCGCAAATATTTTGTTACTCTGCTGGTGGTAGATCAGCGCCCCTCCAGTATCGACAGCGAAGTGATGTCGCAACTGGGCACCCGTATCACTGCCCTGCTCAATGATGACAAAGATATCGAAGCGGTCTTCACGGGGGTAGCGGGTAGCCAAAACTTAAAAACCGTGCTGGCCAAGCTGGACTCCAAACAACAAGCCCTCCTCCTCGGCCATGCTGTCCCCATGCCGGTGGTGGTGCAGACCCGTCCTTATGATCAGCAGTTTTATGTTGAGATTGCCGATCCCGATTGGTCGCAGGCTTCGGATGCGGAGGTGCTCCTGGCGGCACAACAAGCTAAGGCAGATTTGGGGTTGTAG
- the atpD gene encoding F0F1 ATP synthase subunit beta produces the protein MVTATATATNIGYVTQVIGPVIDAEFPSGKLPEIYNALKVEGTTESGLQINVTFEVQQLLGDNRVRAVAMSSTDGLVRGMQVVDTGSAISVPVGQPTLGRIFNVLGDPVDQGEAVQAQEFSPIHRDAPEFVDLTIKPEPFETGIKVIDLLAPFKKGGKVGLFGGAGVGKTVLIQELIHNIAEEHSGLSVFAGVGERTREGNDLYNEMKESGVLDKVALVYGQMNEPPGARMRVGLTALTMAEYFRDTNKQDVLLFIDNIFRFVQAGSEVSALLGRMPSAVGYQPTLATEMGNLQERITSTKQGSITSVQAVYVPADDLTDPAPATTFAHLDSTVVLSRGLAAKGIYPAVDPLDSASTILQADIVGEEHYTTAQAVKQTLQRYKELQDIIAILGLDELSEDDKLVVARARRIERFLSQPFFVAEVFTGSPGKYVKLEDTIKGFQRILSGELDSLPEQAFYLVGSIEEAIEKAEKLKSKA, from the coding sequence ATGGTTACTGCCACCGCTACTGCCACCAATATCGGCTATGTTACTCAGGTCATTGGGCCTGTGATTGATGCCGAGTTTCCCAGCGGCAAACTGCCCGAGATTTACAATGCCCTCAAGGTGGAGGGGACAACCGAAAGCGGCCTTCAGATCAACGTCACCTTCGAGGTACAGCAGCTTTTGGGAGATAATCGCGTGCGTGCCGTGGCCATGTCTTCCACCGACGGCCTGGTGCGGGGGATGCAGGTGGTGGACACAGGTTCTGCCATTAGCGTGCCGGTTGGGCAACCCACTCTGGGTCGCATCTTCAACGTGTTGGGGGATCCCGTCGATCAGGGGGAGGCTGTGCAGGCGCAAGAGTTCTCGCCCATTCACCGGGATGCGCCGGAATTTGTCGATCTAACCATCAAACCCGAACCTTTTGAAACCGGGATCAAGGTGATCGACCTGCTCGCCCCCTTCAAAAAGGGCGGTAAGGTGGGTCTATTTGGCGGTGCCGGGGTGGGCAAAACCGTACTCATCCAGGAGTTGATCCACAACATTGCCGAAGAGCACTCCGGCCTATCGGTCTTTGCAGGTGTGGGGGAACGCACCCGTGAGGGGAACGACCTCTACAACGAAATGAAAGAATCCGGTGTGCTCGACAAAGTGGCTCTTGTCTACGGCCAGATGAACGAGCCTCCTGGTGCCCGCATGCGGGTGGGGCTGACGGCTCTGACCATGGCGGAGTACTTCCGCGACACCAACAAACAGGATGTGCTGTTGTTCATCGACAACATCTTCCGATTTGTGCAAGCTGGATCGGAAGTGTCGGCTCTGCTGGGTCGGATGCCTTCTGCGGTGGGCTACCAGCCCACTCTGGCCACTGAAATGGGCAACCTGCAAGAGCGCATCACCTCCACCAAACAGGGATCTATCACCTCAGTGCAGGCGGTGTATGTGCCCGCCGATGACTTGACGGATCCGGCTCCGGCCACGACCTTTGCCCACCTGGATTCCACCGTAGTGCTTTCTCGCGGCTTGGCGGCCAAAGGCATCTATCCGGCGGTGGATCCCCTCGATTCCGCTTCCACCATTCTGCAAGCGGATATTGTCGGGGAGGAGCACTACACCACAGCCCAAGCGGTGAAACAAACTCTGCAACGCTACAAAGAGCTGCAAGACATCATCGCCATCTTGGGTCTGGATGAACTCTCGGAAGATGACAAATTGGTGGTGGCACGGGCCCGCCGCATCGAGCGCTTCCTGTCACAGCCCTTCTTCGTGGCGGAAGTGTTCACCGGCTCTCCCGGAAAATATGTGAAATTAGAAGATACTATCAAGGGTTTCCAACGCATTTTGTCTGGGGAATTGGATAGTCTGCCGGAGCAAGCCTTTTACTTAGTAGGCAGTATCGAGGAGGCGATTGAGAAGGCTGAGAAGCTCAAGTCCAAGGCTTAA
- a CDS encoding zinc-binding dehydrogenase codes for MKAIVIKEFGDPEVLVLRDLPEPEIEAPNEVKIQLRAASVNPIDTKLRQRGTFYPDRGLAILGCDGAGVVVAVGSAVRQFQVGDEVYFCYGGLGDRGGCYAEYTVAPEIALAHKPKSLSFVQAAALPLAVITAWEALGDRGNPAFPKATPKTLLIHAGAGGVGHLAIQLARQLGAAVATTVGSRAKAQFVERLGATLTILYKTDNWVEAVLDWTAGQGVDFALDTVGDATLGQTFQALRPYGRLCTLLEPAPDTPWKVARQRNLDIQFTLMLTPQLMNLPTALAHQRWILEQVAALVDGGKLQVVVDKIFPLGAAADAHYYLSQRLVQGKVVLIP; via the coding sequence ATGAAAGCCATTGTCATCAAAGAATTCGGCGATCCAGAAGTATTGGTTCTGCGGGATCTGCCGGAGCCTGAGATTGAGGCTCCTAACGAGGTAAAAATCCAACTGCGGGCCGCCAGTGTCAACCCCATTGATACCAAGTTGCGGCAGCGAGGCACCTTTTACCCGGATCGGGGGCTGGCGATCCTGGGGTGTGATGGAGCCGGGGTAGTGGTTGCTGTGGGTTCGGCAGTACGGCAATTTCAGGTGGGAGACGAAGTGTACTTTTGCTACGGTGGCCTAGGGGATCGGGGCGGCTGTTACGCTGAGTACACGGTTGCTCCCGAAATAGCCCTTGCCCACAAACCCAAGTCTTTGTCCTTCGTTCAGGCCGCAGCCTTACCCTTAGCAGTCATCACCGCTTGGGAAGCTCTGGGCGATCGGGGCAACCCTGCATTCCCCAAAGCCACTCCCAAGACCCTCCTGATTCACGCCGGCGCAGGAGGGGTAGGGCATTTGGCAATTCAACTGGCACGGCAATTGGGGGCGGCTGTAGCCACCACCGTTGGCTCTAGGGCCAAGGCCCAATTTGTAGAACGGCTAGGTGCCACCTTAACTATCCTCTACAAGACAGACAACTGGGTGGAGGCAGTGCTTGACTGGACGGCGGGTCAAGGGGTTGATTTTGCCCTTGATACCGTCGGCGACGCCACCCTCGGCCAAACCTTTCAGGCTCTGCGTCCTTATGGCCGCCTCTGTACCCTCCTCGAACCAGCTCCAGATACCCCCTGGAAAGTGGCCCGCCAGCGCAACTTAGACATTCAATTTACCCTTATGCTCACCCCGCAACTGATGAATCTCCCTACCGCCCTGGCCCATCAACGATGGATTTTGGAGCAGGTGGCGGCTTTGGTGGATGGGGGCAAATTGCAGGTGGTGGTAGACAAAATCTTTCCCCTAGGAGCTGCAGCCGATGCTCACTACTACCTCAGCCAACGGTTGGTGCAGGGGAAGGTGGTGTTGATCCCCTAG
- a CDS encoding SpoIID/LytB domain-containing protein translates to MPMRRRQLGIMVLGSLWAISTPTAEAETSPGRVNLRGWVPVDLFSRLGRDPLTTLELTGPFVLERQPFPGGTWRLHVHHQQLFLTGPGQPRRYQGSLWLQGGELRSPSGERQRYRGLLQIRPEAADQMRLINWVELEEYLWGLVPSEMPPDWPAAALQAQAILARTLALPYLQPRLGVDLPEGSRLRDSTADQVYGGLTYETAATTAAVRSTQGQILIDPRDGQPIAALFHSTCGGHTSANQDIFAPPAHPYLQGVVCEWCRDSPFYGPYTVQVTATDLEQALGSSDLQVVQSDPWGRPLRIRVGSRIWDGQTFGLRLGQTLGWGILPSNRFTLEQPPEGSRQYSFTYRGAGHGVGLCQWGSRGIAEQGYTAQHILNHYFPGVRLTQTR, encoded by the coding sequence ATGCCGATGCGCCGACGACAGCTTGGGATTATGGTGCTGGGATCCCTGTGGGCAATCTCCACCCCAACCGCTGAGGCTGAAACTTCACCAGGACGTGTGAATCTGCGGGGTTGGGTGCCGGTGGATCTGTTCAGCCGTTTGGGAAGGGATCCTCTGACCACCCTGGAATTGACCGGGCCTTTTGTTTTGGAGCGACAACCTTTTCCCGGTGGAACTTGGCGGCTGCATGTCCATCACCAGCAGCTTTTTTTAACGGGGCCGGGGCAACCGCGTCGCTATCAGGGATCCCTTTGGTTACAGGGGGGAGAATTACGTTCCCCAAGCGGGGAACGGCAGCGCTATCGGGGTTTGCTGCAGATCCGTCCTGAGGCTGCTGACCAGATGCGTCTGATCAACTGGGTAGAACTGGAGGAATACCTGTGGGGTTTGGTGCCCAGCGAAATGCCCCCCGACTGGCCGGCTGCCGCTCTACAAGCACAGGCGATTCTCGCCCGCACGTTGGCGCTTCCCTATCTGCAACCCAGGCTAGGAGTGGATCTTCCCGAGGGATCCCGTCTCCGCGACTCCACCGCCGATCAGGTCTATGGGGGCCTCACCTACGAAACTGCCGCCACCACTGCCGCCGTTCGCTCAACCCAAGGACAGATCCTGATCGATCCGAGGGATGGGCAACCGATCGCCGCTCTGTTCCACTCCACCTGCGGCGGCCACACCAGCGCCAACCAGGATATTTTTGCCCCACCCGCCCACCCCTATCTGCAGGGGGTCGTCTGTGAGTGGTGCCGAGATTCTCCCTTTTATGGCCCCTACACCGTCCAGGTCACTGCGACGGATCTAGAACAAGCTCTGGGCAGTTCAGATCTCCAGGTGGTGCAATCGGATCCCTGGGGTCGACCCCTGCGCATTCGCGTTGGATCCCGCATTTGGGATGGGCAAACCTTTGGATTGCGTCTTGGCCAAACCCTGGGGTGGGGGATCCTCCCCAGCAATCGCTTTACATTAGAACAACCTCCAGAGGGATCCCGTCAGTACTCTTTCACCTATCGGGGGGCAGGGCATGGGGTCGGCCTGTGTCAGTGGGGATCCCGTGGTATAGCTGAGCAGGGCTATACAGCCCAACACATTCTCAACCACTATTTCCCAGGGGTGCGGCTCACGCAGACACGCTAA